A DNA window from Impatiens glandulifera chromosome 7, dImpGla2.1, whole genome shotgun sequence contains the following coding sequences:
- the LOC124944967 gene encoding probable aspartyl protease At4g16563 produces the protein MASSSSSVPTTTTTTFFVVVILLLFHFCLTNSEFMFFPLSNSMSTTQYNSTHHLLKSTAVRSSARFQQQRQQQQQVSLPLAPGSDYTISLSLGSNPAQTISLYMDTGSDVVWLPCHPFECILCEGKYNPSSISNAAPLNLSSASPVSCKSTACSAVHSSITSTSDLCAMAKCPLELIETSDCDPFSCPQFYYAYGDGSLIARLYTDGLTIPMSSPSLVLQNFTFGCAHEALGEPIGVAGFGNGLLSLPAQLANFSPQLGDQFSYCLVSHSFDADQIRRPSPLILGHDKRAVKSNSNGDEFVYTPMLDNPKYGHFYSVGLEAISVGKRRIPAPENLKVVDKQGNGGMVVDSGTTFTILPSKLYNAVAIEFTHAVGRVHKRASRIEDRTGLSPCYYFDNPTAVQIPVLTLHFMGSNKSGVVLPKINYLYVFLDGGDDGKRKRKVGCLMLMNGGDGDDEDEGGPVGTLGNYQQQGFEVVYDLKKRRVGFARRECSSLWDSLHQN, from the coding sequence atggcttcttcttcttcttctgttccaacaacaacaacaacaaccttCTTTGTAGTTGTAATCCTATTACTGTTCCATTTTTGTCTTACCAACTCCGAGTTTATGTTCTTCCCTCTTTCAAATTCTATGTCTACAACCCAATACAACAGTACCCATCACCTCCTTAAGTCCACCGCCGTCCGCTCTTCTGCCCGTTTTCAACAACaaagacaacaacaacaacaagtcTCTCTCCCTCTAGCCCCGGGCAGCGACTACACCATTTCTCTCTCGCTCGGCTCAAACCCTGCCCAAACCATCTCCCTTTACATGGACACGGGAAGCGACGTCGTATGGCTACCTTGTCATCCATTTGAGTGTATTCTCTGTGAAGGCAAATATAACCCGTCTTCCATATCCAACGCCGCCCCTCTCAATCTCTCGTCAGCTTCCCCTGTTTCCTGTAAATCCACTGCTTGTTCTGCCGTCCATTCTTCAATCACCTCCACATCTGATCTCTGTGCCATGGCCAAATGCCCACTCGAGTTGATAGAAACCTCTGACTGCGATCCGTTttcttgcccacagttttactaTGCATACGGCGATGGAAGCTTAATCGCGAGGTTGTATACCGACGGTTTAACTATTCCGATGTCGTCTCCGTCGCTTGTTCTTCAGAATTTCACTTTCGGATGTGCACATGAAGCTCTTGGCGAGCCGATAGGTGTCGCCGGATTCGGAAACGGCCTGCTTTCCTTGCCTGCTCAACTTGCTAACTTTTCACCTCAATTGGGTGACCAATTCTCTTATTGTTTGGTTTCTCATTCGTTCGACGCCGATCAAATACGCCGGCCAAGTCCACTCATTCTGGGTCACGACAAGAGAGCGGTGAAAAGCAACAGCAACGGAGACGAATTTGTTTACACGCCGATGCTGGACAACCCAAAATATGGGCATTTCTATTCGGTCGGACTGGAGGCAATATCTGTCGGAAAGAGAAGAATACCGGCGCCGGAGAATCTGAAGGTGGTGGATAAACAGGGGAATGGAGGGATGGTGGTTGATTCAGGGACTACTTTTACTATTCTACCCTCGAAACTGTATAATGCTGTTGCCATTGAATTTACGCACGCAGTCGGGCGGGTTCATAAACGGGCGAGTCGGATCGAAGACAGGACGGGACTCAGTCCGTGTTACTATTTTGATAACCCGACTGCTGTTCAAATACCTGTTTTGACCTTGCATTTCATGGGGAGTAATAAATCTGGTGTGGTGTTACCCAAGATAAACTATTTGTACGTGTTTTTAGACGGTGGGGATGATGGGAAACGTAAGAGGAAGGTAGGATGTCTGATGTTGATGAACGGCGGTGATGGTGACGATGAAGATGAAGGAGGGCCAGTGGGGACACTTGGGAATTATCAACAGCAGGGATTTGAGGTTGTTTATGATCTCAAAAAACGAAGGGTCGGATTTGCAAGACGAGAGTGTTCATCTTTGTGGGACAGTCTGCACCAGAACTGA